Within Butyrivibrio fibrisolvens, the genomic segment TATGCAGACAGCTTCGACTAAGACTTCGCTGCTCAGTTCTTGCAAGCCCTCATGTGGACGGCGTAGAAGATAAGTATACTGAAAAAATATATCCTATAGATAAGCTTGTGAAGTTATCTTCACAGGATAAGATGGATAAGGGGCTGGTGATAAGAGAACTTATAATTGGTAAGCTGTCCCTTTTGATGTTCCAGGTGTAAAGCTTTTGCAATATTATAAACTGGTGATAGTAATAGGATAATGAAACTTTGTTTGATGTAGTGGAAGCTATGTCGGATGAAGTTTCTTTTTGATTAAGATATGCTAAAACTTATACAGCTAATCCAATTGACAGGTGTACTGCAAAATGCTATATTGTAACTATAAAATAGTTGCAAGAGGAATTGCTGTGCCAAAAAAATCCTAATTACTAGAAAAATTGTTATCAAAACCTGCACCAACAAGTTTTACAATCAGGGAACTTGATACACTCATGAAACAGTGCGGTTGTGAAAAGTTTGAGGGTGGAAGAGGATCTGGAATAGGTTACTATCATATTGAAACCAAACGCATCATTCAATTTGATGGACCACACCCAGGCAATGAGCTATACAGGTATCATGTAAAGATGATTATAGCGTTTTTAAAGGAAGTAGGTGAGATTGGATGATAAGTTCGTTGATGGAATATAATGGATATCACGCAAAGGTAGAATTTGATCAGGAAGATCAGATTTTTATTGGACACGTTCTTGGAATAAATGACTCTTTAAATTTTCATGGAGAGTCAGTAAAAGAGCTTACTCAGTCCATGCATGACTGTATAGATAATTATCTTGATTACTGTCAAAAGATTGGAAAAGAACCTGAACGTGAATATAAAGGGACTTTCAATGTAAGAATTAAACCAGAGCAGCATAAGAAAATTGCATTGTATGCTGCTAATGAAGGAATCACTATAAATCAGTTTGTTTCAAGAGCTATTGATGATGAGCTGAAAGTTCTTGAAGGCTAAACGATTTGGCGATGTTATAATAAAACATCAAAAGTATGATGATTAATATAAATAAAAGCGGCAATCAGATAGCGCAAAAACGATATTTGATTGCCGCTTTTTAGAAGT encodes:
- a CDS encoding type II toxin-antitoxin system HicA family toxin — translated: MLSKPAPTSFTIRELDTLMKQCGCEKFEGGRGSGIGYYHIETKRIIQFDGPHPGNELYRYHVKMIIAFLKEVGEIG
- a CDS encoding type II toxin-antitoxin system HicB family antitoxin; amino-acid sequence: MISSLMEYNGYHAKVEFDQEDQIFIGHVLGINDSLNFHGESVKELTQSMHDCIDNYLDYCQKIGKEPEREYKGTFNVRIKPEQHKKIALYAANEGITINQFVSRAIDDELKVLEG